The genomic segment ACCCTGTCTCCACTTACAAAGGTCTCGGAGACATGGTCTTTCCGACATGGCTGTTGCTGTGAGGGCTCGAGGTAACGATGCGCAATTGCATGTGCTTTCAAGATTGCCATAAAATCTTCAACGCTTCCATGAGCCAGAATGTTGAGTCTTGCACACAAGTACAACGAACTACCGTGCTGCATCGTGCGTACCGCTGCGGCGCAACACTAGCAAAAAATTCCCCAGAACACCTTGAACGTTACAAGGTCCTGCACTGAGGTTTACACCGTCAAAGTATCTTTATCGCTCTGTAAATAAGTGACGGTTTTTTGCCTGGGAATGGGGATGGCACAGTCTCCAGCAGCTCGGAATTCGGTAGTCTCCTATGGTTGCGCGCGTGTCACCTTACTGGTGTCTTTGTGATCTTAGAGGCCTGGCTTGTTATTTGCAATAAATTCAACCAGCATAGCTACTAAGGTGAGTTTGGGTTCGAACAAGTTCTCTTGGTTCTCATAGGTACGGCATCCCAGGAACCAGTGGCTGAAATGAGCTCGACAATGCAATAACCTCCGATTTCACGTCGACCTAGGAATTGAGATCGGCTTCGCAACTTACAGCGTAGTGTCTGGCCCAACAAGCtcagaaaagacgaaaacatAAAAGTCGTTCCGTTTCTGCTGAGTGTCTCGTGATCCCTGCCGACATGTCTAAGTGGCTGAAAGAGACTAAATGGTGGAACCGCATGTGAGCACTTTCAAAGAACTGCAGTGGCTTCGCACGGTGTCCGCAAACGCGTGTAATTATGCTGGGCGAAGCGTTGCACCTCACTGAAGAAATTGCCGGCAAGTGTAGTGTTCTCATGAAACCACAATAACAGTGAAACTCAAAACACGCAAACAGACTTGCAGCATTTCGGGCGTGtgttctccgcttcttcggtAATGGTAAAATCCGCGCATCGTCAAAGGATTCAACGTGCTTTAATGTGGACTTTGTGGGTCCCCTTGCGTATAAATCtagaaagagaacgaacgaATCTCCATACCGTACAGCTGTGAAAGAATTATCATGCTCTGAATGTATTTCCCTCTGGCGCTCGGCCCATGCAGTGTGCAGAAATGATCTATGTCTCTGCAGTAAAGATACGTGAAACCAACGTTACTACTGCGACACCGCTTTCCGGCTGCCCGCTTTCAGAACACGATGTCTGCACTAGTGTTCCAAGGGTGCTTGCTTGTACAGAATgttgccttctgcgtctttgaCCCCCCCACGTTTGCCACAGCTGCCGAATGTTGCTACGCATCTGACTGCACGGTTTGGGTGCGCGAAAGGCGATACGTGGTCTTTGTTGGACAGCGCTAACCCAAACATCCCACAACTGCGAGGACAGCTGCTGTTGATGAGCCTCGGACTACGGCCCTACCGGAGCGCCTACTTCTGGACGCAATCTCTATGGCCTGCTTGCGGCGGCATTACACATAGCACCCTGCAACATATTGCCGCATTACCACGGCGATGCGGGAGGAAACTGGCATCTCTAAATATACGGCGTTGCAAAAATTAACCACAGGACAGAAGACCGCGACTAACGTGCACCGCTTGGAGCGATATGTCACTTTTTTCATGCTGTTCAGGTCGAATGCTCGCCAAGACTGCGTGCCCTACCTGTATTGACCAAGCCCGAAAGATTCTGACCGCTCAGACCACGCAACGGGAAAGCGACTGTCCTGTACTACCATTCGTCCCCCACAGACGGATTCCATTTCAGGGTTTGCTCAAGAGGTggtttttgtcttcttcgcctcgacGAGTGAAGTGTACAATCCACTGCGGAGTGCCCCACTGAGAGAATAAACactgctgtctctggagcTTCAGAATGCTAAGCATAATGCGgagtttcttttcgcttGCCTACAAGAATCTAGTCACCGGATGTTGACACAGGAAATGTGCCACGCATGTTTTGGCCAGCCAAACGGGTCAGCTTGAGACCCCCAACGGCATATACGCAAGTTGCATTTCCCCAAAGGGGATGCGTCGGCAGAAAATCCGCGGCACGTCTCCACTATAAGGATTCCCATCAGATGCAGTTCTGTCACGCTCTCTAGCAGGAGCCTCTTCATCACTGCCTTACAGTCACCACCCGCCGACGGGTTCCTTGACTTCGATGTCTcagttgcatgcaggtgGGGGTGGTAGCAACGCATGCTGGAAGGGCGCGGGCTGGCAATGCCATGTAACGCTACTATCCCCACAAGACGATTTGGCAAGTGGTCTCCTCATATGAGAAGGCCACTTACAAAAGCGGATGTCGTTGTTATTCTGCGACAAGCAAGTGTTTCGGCTTTCTACACTTCCTCTTTTATGCAGCGTACACTGGTTGCCTTGTCTTCCGTCCTGTGTTGTgtgcctgtctccgcgggcAACCGTTCGTATGTACCCTGGACCAGCGTGTCGAGTGGTCTTCGCCAGGGAAAGCTTACGGAGCCTATACGGTTCATTGTTTTtgttttgttttccttttaGTTTCAGCCGGCGGGAAGACTTTTTGAGGCGGATTTCATTTACAACTTGGACGTGAAGGAAGCCGAAAAGATTAGGATAATTGCCTTTTGGGGATGCCACAGGGTTCTGGCGTCGAGCGAACGCGGCCGTTTCCGGCAACACCCACCTTTCCGCCCCGTGATTGGACCCGTGTGTTGACTTTCGTGGCCCAGTTTTGTACTtttgttctgtctccgaGAAGTACCACATCCGATTTCGCCGTTTATAGGGTTCTCTATCCTCGCGAACTGTAGGTCAGCCGAGCCCCCTCCGCGTGCCATACAACCATGCCCTGTCCCGGTTGGCCACTGCCTCTGTTCCCTGTTCAACCACTTCAGGTCTGGCATAATCACTTAAGGAAAAAATCGCTGTAACGACATCTGCGCGATTACTTGCATGCTCAAACGCACTGCAACTCGAAGAAGCGACTGTTTTCGTACTCGTACTCGCAGTCCGACGCCTTTACAGCTGCGCCTTCAGCGCCGCAGGCAACACATGTGCTGATCTCTTTCGGAAGAGGATGTTCACAGCCACTGGATTCCGACACTCAGTTTAGTTACCGTTCGTTGTTACACCGGGGAACTCGAAAAGAGGTCGGCGACTGTTTATTGTTTGTTCTTCGACAATGGGACAGGCAGGGGGCGACTTGTTAAGAGCCGTCCTGACCAGACAGCATGCTATCGAAGTTGGCGTCGTCCTGCTCTTCTTGGTGGCATACAGTGCCCAGCCGCTACTTGTAGATGTCATCAAGATTAATGGAGGGGCACATCCTAGCACCTTCTCAGTTCTCATCCCTCACTACTACTCTATGGTTCTTGTGGGCACGTTGCCCACAAAACAGAAGCTTTCGTAAGTCCGATGTTGCAATGCACTCGCCAAGAAACGAGGGCGTCCAGCGGGTTGGATACATACGGGTGAATGGGGGCAACCCATGCACGCACACTCGCGTACTCAGCTTGAAACAGGGTGAGCTCTCGGGGACTAGGAACGGTTCCGATCAACGAGAAAAGCGATCTGTCTGATGTCTTGTGTGGGTTATCTGCGATTGTACGCGCTGAACAATTTTTGAGAAAAACAGTCGCACATTTATTTTGTTCGTTCACTGTTCGCCGCTTTGTTGACAGATTTCGCAGAGGTTTCCTCTCATACGGACGTTGTACGGAGGATATAACAACTTCTTTGTATCAAACTATATTTGCGCATAAACACTGGTATTAAACATACCGCTTGTCACGTAACACAACTACCTTTTAGCAGCAGTAGAGGCAATAATGCATCGCGGCCTTTGTCGATACATTACCCGAATTCTTGTGCGGGACTGTACTTTAATCGTAGATTCCAAAAAATGTATCTGGTGATGCCGGACTGTTCATTCTGAAACTCTACGCCCGTTGTCGTCCACCGTCATTTGCTCACCACTGCCACTGCTGTGTACGACGCGACGAGGAGTCGACTGTCGGCGTACCGGGCTTCCGTTTATGTCTGCATAAGGCAGCGCGCCGCCAGAAGAATTTTGAGTCTCGACTGTGCAAGCATGCTTCCAGGCTGTGTGGATGCTATATATTGCCTTCAGAGAATGCGATTGGCGAAGGGGAATGATCCTGTCTACTTTGGACATCATCAACCAGTTGCTTAAAAAAGGTGTGTCCACAGCGTTGCGTTCGTGTGGACTCAATGTCTTCGCTCTCAAGACAACACATTGTTATTAAGAGCTCTGCATGCCAGACGTGAGGACGAACATACAAGAGAGCAGTTCGAGACGCGCCTATCTTCCCAATTAGCGCGGAAGTGGCTAAGACCTGTCTCATGCTaccgaagagagacgactgTCTACGTCTTCCCATGCAGGTGGTCGTTTTTACTGGAGTGGGATATGCGTTGCGGACGTACTGGATCCTGTGCGTTGATGCATTGGTTGCCCCCCTGTACAGCCACACTTCTCCGTGGTGCCCCGTTGCAAACGCACGAATGGAACTCTTGCGTATTATTTAACACCTAGTGCGACATTGACAAGACATCCAGAATCAAACTTACAGATACACGGCTACAGTCGTATCCATACAACCGCATGGCCGTGGTGTTACAGTGCATTTAGGCGGCCCTGTCCAATGTTTTTTCGCTATTTTGCAGCTGGCCTACTGTATTCCGGGGCTGCAGTGTACATCGTTATTGACAGTTCGTCAATCGTCTGGACGGCGATTTGGTCCATGGTACTTCTTCGCCGAAAACTGAAATTATTCCATTGGGTCGGAGTAAGTACCCCAGAAGAGGTTAAGGACGCATGCCTGCGAAGTGTAACTTGCATACAGGTTCTCTGGACTGGCGTGATTCGTCTTTCAGGGTTGAATTCACCGGGGGTGGCGCAAGAAAGTTTGAGCTGTCAGATACCTCAGATGTCGCTGTGGTCAAGGGTCTGTGCGACTGACATCTTCAGGCTAAGCTGTCGAGTCAACTCTGTTCATGCTGGAAGCCTTCCGTTGAGTTATTGAAGTTCACATTGTGCCTGGATGAGGCCACGGCACTACATTTGTTAGCACATTACCTAGATATAGTCACGATCAGTGCAGGTCGATCAATTACTCTTGGCGTAGTGCCAAATGCCGTTGACGTTCGGGAAACGCACTTACGAACATAAGGGGAGCAGCTCAGCGACCACATCATGACACGATTGAGATATTCAAGCTAAAAAGTCCTGCGAATGCATATTGACTTCCTGTTACTGTTGGCAACCCTAAACAGCTGTGCTGGATATTGCTGTTGTTTTGATTGTAGCTTTATATGGTGCTGTTGACTGCGCTGTTGTTCGGATTTTACGTCTTGCAGATAGGGCTGATTACACTTGGGATATCTCTGAAGGCGTGTCAGCTGAACTTCACGTTCCACGACGAAGAGTTTTTGGGCGTTATCCTCACTTTGGTGGCATCGATATTGATGGGCTTGACATTTGTCCTCAATGAGAAATACATGAAGGGTGTCAAGAAAATTGAAGGCCCGAACCTTGTCTGCATGATGGGGTAGGTCTGGATTTAAACATGACTGTCGCGAAGCTGTTGAGCGGGTCGTACGTCGCGCCTTTCAGTTTTCTAGAGCGAGCTGTTCGACTAGCTTCGTTGTTCAGTCACTGCACCTGTACCAATAGGCCGGTGGAGATTAGTGTTTCGCGCGTCGCCGGAATTACCGGGTGACACGTGcccttccgcttcttccgtGCTACCTGCCTACCACGCAAGGCTGCGAGATGTGCGATTCTGCGCTTCGTCGCCACGTACAAGCACACTGTATTTCAGGGTTATTCGATAGTTGCTACTGTCTGTTATGAGCGGTGACGGAAAGATAGAAGCGAACCGACAGTGTAATGCATTGGGGGTGTCAGGTAGCACATTatctcgcatgcagtgctGATGGCGTTCCATCGTCTGCCGACCATCCTGGCGTCGTGTTGCAGGGTGTGCTGCGCCGTACCGATCACGCTGTGGACCCTTTTTTGGACAGTTCCGCGGTTTAGTGAACTCGTGATTGACCCAGTTCGCGAGCATAACGGCTCCTTCAAGGTATGCTCAGTCCAGACCTTGCACTTGTTTGGATTGAATACTTTCGTATCAGCTAAAACGGCACGCGAGAGCAGGTGAAAGAGTCTAGCGGACTTTAGCAGTAGCGCTGCTTCGGCGCTGAATCCCAAGCCTTGGCGTACATACACGGAATGTTCCTAAAGAGTTTCGTCATGCAAACCAAGCAGTCGTGCGTCGATGGGATGAACAACGTAAATAGTTGCAACACTGATGTTGTCCGCCCTGCCAGTCAGGTCATCTCTGTTTCATTTGTGAGTTGACACTCACGTCGAAGATCTATGCGCCAGGACGGGTTTTGTGAGAAGGGGTGGACAGTATTGCTATTTTCGTCGCTTGCATACGAGAGCCACGCGGTAGTAACTCCACAGAGAAGTCTTGGGCTGCAGGTAGCGTCGATGCTGACTGACTGGTCCTGTGCATTGCAGACGGTTGCTTGTTGCTTTTTCTGGCTGTTCGCTTCATGCTGGTTGCATTCCGGCACTCTTTGGTTTCTTATGGCCAACTACGGGGCCGTCTCGACCGGCATACTTAAGGTAAGAATGATTTAGCGTGCAGCCCCAGTTTGCCGGGAGGCCGAAGCACAGGTGGGATTGTGAGGGCCGAACGGTTGACTAATTCTGCTGTCCAAGTTCCTCGGTAACACAGCTTGTTTAACATATTGTGGAGGAAGATGTCTGCGCTTCATCTGGAACTTGCAGCCCGCTGGAAGCTTCGGGGCTGCAGCCTTAGTGTCAGTTTTCACTTGCAGTTCATttgaaggaagaaaggaattGCGCCGAACTCACAGTGATGCACTCAGGTTTCATTGTAGCACTCAACTGAAGATTTCCGAGTTGAAAGTCATGCAGGTTGACAGTAAGTGAATCTCATTTTAAGTATAGAGTGGTCCGGTTGTTTTCTGATCTTGAACTCTGCTTTCAGGGAGTAAAGGTCGcccttgttttccttttctctcacgTGCTCTTTTGTGACATCCAACCACATCAATGCCTAAATGTCTGGACCGGAACTTCGGCGTTAATCGTAAGCTACAGAACAGCGTCAACGCCAGGTCCTCATGCGTACATTTATAGGGGGTCCTGGGTCTGTCGTAGCGTCGAGGTCTTCGGTGCGATAACAAAGACGGCCGCTTGTAAGGGGTGGTCAATTCGAGCTAGTGGGATAATTATAGTATTTTAGAAGTGCACTGCCTTCACATGTTCAGCCTGTCGTTTGGGGTTTGATTATTCGCGTTGTCAGCCGATTAGTGTTACATGGGTAGACGAGACGCTGATGGTTTATACGGAAAGCTTTGTGTGTGTTGAATTTGCTCGCAGTGCGTTACTGGCGTCATTCTCTACTCCTTTGCGAAGATCCAGTGGTCTGGGAAGTCCGAAGATAAGCCAACTCCTGACGTGGCCTCTGAGGCATCTCCGACGTCAATTGTCAGTGTACTTGCACATCGAAGTAGTCCTTCAGGGCGGGAGATTGTAGAATGTCACTGTTCAGGATGCTCCGCCAGCAGGGTGTGTGCTGGACCATGACAGCGCCGTGTTCAGAAAAACACCTGTAGGTGAAATGTTGAAACAACGGCAAGCAATTCTTTGTATGAAAACCAAACGAGGATGTTGGCATAAATAGGCGTCTGTGAGACGCTCTGCGCCACTAGAGCGTGGACGTTCGCATACATTCGACTGTCCTGAAGAACATTTAACGCCGGCACACAGGCGGTGCGCGTTAGGAGGATACGGTTGTGTGGACAGGGCGTGCTGGGTTCAAACTCGTGTACGTGGGTCTACGCTTACGCTTGACAGTGAGGCATGATTTTACCTAGCCGAAACGCGCCCCCCTAAATTCCAAGCACTCACCTTTATGAGTTTATTGAAAACAAAGTTTTTAGCTCTCAGAGCTGTCACGCCCAGTTTACACAAGTGTTCTTGAACGCAGTACACACTGTGTCATGACTTCATTGTCCGAAAGGCAAGACACCTTTAAAATATTTTCTGCTTTGTTCCATTGTCTATCTGATATTTGCTTGTCTTGACTCTGTTTATGCAGGAAGAtggggaggaaaagaagaaggtggagcGGCAATAATTGTACGTTAGTGTGGCCACACTTCTGTTTTGCCACCGATAAAGAATGCAACGGAATCTTTATTTGCATGAACGGGATAAATGTCTGCAAGGCAGTCCAGGTGACGAGCAAAATGTTGTATATATAACTTtttgtttttgctttttGTAAACAATAACTTGATCTAATGCAGGTTCTCCATTGAGGACTCCATGTCGACTGCATTTTCTGTCGCGTGTGGTGTACCTCCTTGAGCTCGTGTCTCTGAATCGTTCACCACTACGCATTGCATTTGAGCGAGTTTTGGGGATGCGTGGTTTAGCGAACCAGATTGTGCATTACTTAACAAACGGGATTGTGCTCTCATATTCAGCCACAGTTGGTTGAGGATAACACAGGAAAAGCCACTTCCAGGTGCAGGGTTGTCTCCACTGTAGAGGGGCATCAACTACTAGCGGGCACTGACCGCGGACCGGTGGCTGTGAGGTTTTCTTAAGTAAAATACCTTAGAAAACTATTGAACCGCAGTGGCTCGTTCGTTTGGAAACATGTGTTCGTTGCTGTGCCGTAGTGGCGGGAAACCGTGTACAGTTAACGGAAGTTGGAGCACACCCCTGATAACAGACCTGCTTAAAGCCTACGGGGAAGCTCTCTGTGGAACCATTAGCAAAGACTACAAACAACAGGAAAACATACCTCCCTCAGTTTTACCACGCACCATCCGGCTAGAGCCGGAACCAGGTATAGGGAATTCAATTGTATGCATGCCAAGTCAGTCTGTGTTCTAGCATTTCAAACACTTCGG from the Toxoplasma gondii ME49 chromosome IX, whole genome shotgun sequence genome contains:
- a CDS encoding transporter/permease protein, putative (encoded by transcript TGME49_266750~Predicted trans-membrane domain (TMHMM2.0):20-43:103-126:132-152:161-181:193-216:266-289:295-318); protein product: MGQAGGDLLRAVLTRQHAIEVGVVLLFLVAYSAQPLLVDVIKINGGAHPSTFSVLIPHYYSMVLVGTLPTKQKLSECDWRRGMILSTLDIINQLLKKAGLLYSGAAVYIVIDSSSIVWTAIWSMVLLRRKLKLFHWVGIGLITLGISLKACQLNFTFHDEEFLGVILTLVASILMGLTFVLNEKYMKGVKKIEGPNLVCMMGVCCAVPITLWTLFWTVPRFSELVIDPVREHNGSFKTVACCFFWLFASCWLHSGTLWFLMANYGAVSTGILKGVKVALVFLFSHVLFCDIQPHQCLNVWTGTSALICVTGVILYSFAKIQWSGKSEDKPTPDVASEASPTSIEDGEEKKKVERQ